AAGTTAATTAGCATCTAGTGTAGAAACGTACCTCaagattaaaaaacagTATCCGCTTCGTGGTTATTTCTCGATCTTTTTAAAGTATTTGCTGAGTACAGCCTAGTCGGAGCACGTGGCTTGGTACTTTGTGGGGATTTTAGATCTAACTAAGAGTCTAGACGAAGAAAAGCAATATAAGGTCCGTGTACCTATCCTACAGAGTCCTTTAGGACGGTGGCCGAAACAGAAGGGAGACTAGTAGTCAACTTAGTCCAATAAAAATGCTCTACTGTGTTGTTAAATGCAAGCAAAGTGTTTGAGATGCAGATGATTGTAGAATTCTTCGGCTATTATGATTATGTCTTTTTTCGGGCTAGTTAAACAAATCTGTTATTCCAGTTGTAAAGACCCTCTTGACGTGAAATTAGAAGTAGATGGAAAATATTCTTCCGGAGCCAAAGTATAATGAAGAGGCGGAGCTTGCTGCGCTAGCATTTAATATGGAGTGAGTTTTAGTAGCCAAGAATCATACAGTGACAGTTGGATAAAGATCACACCTAAATCTCCCGATTCCTATTAAGGGGGTAGGCCCATCTtacttgtaaaaattttgtttaaatatcGCTTTAGCAAAATCAATAGTTTAAAGTctgcaatttttttattgtttttttcacactcaaaaaataatgattcGTAAAGTAAACAGcacatcaaaaaaatatggcTTTAATGATATTTCTTCGAGTAATTTAGTCTAATGTTAACTCCATATTTCGTCGTTTAGATATTTCTTGTAACTTAGTTCGATATTGCTGGTCATCTAAAATCGACGATAGATCCTTGAAAACAGATATAACATCTTTTTTGAACTTGATTTTGCTTAATCTTTCGAAATACGACAAGCATTAGAAAGCCTTAGCACATTGTTGCAGATAGTTGGTATTAATAAAtgtcaaataaaatatctaaaagaGAGGTTGATTAGTGTCAATTTCTATATATGGTTCAGTAATGgtcaataataattaagGTGGGGTCTGGGAGTTGTTCTTCAtgtctatattttttttcatttttttagttaatATTAAAGTTCAATTCTAATTATAGTATTATTTGATTGCgataaataaacaaattattgtataaaaaatttgtttcaACTTTATGACATACTACAATGTTTCTATCTACAAACACAAGtcaaaaattcttttattatgtCATATCTTTGTACCGTGTCTATTCTCACTACACACTTAAAAGCTTCGATTAGAATCCTCAAGGAAGCATGTATAATATAAGAGCCTCAAAATTGCTTTTTGTCACAATACGACGTAGAAATCGGCCTGTACTGATCAGGAATGCTACTCAAAAACTCAATGAACGGATGTCTGAGGAAACTCTGAAGCTGTAGTTAGAAGAACTGAGTGGTTTCtgggaaaaataaaagaatgaTAAAGGTATTACGCCCGAATATTCAAACATGTTGATGACAAAATTGATACATGGTAATTCCAAAATTATGTTGTAAATGTTTattctagaaaaaaatatatttcaacattttttatttgtgttGTCTAgtgtataaatttagataattttatgatactttattaatattttaaaaatctaatttcaaatttttgcactaaaatttttatcggtttatattattatttttctttataaaaattttgctaattatattaaagcCAATTTTCCTTGCAAAAAACTTTAGACAAactgttttaaaattatctttatatttattgatgttttccatatttaaaactagacttctatattaatttagcgtttttttggatttttttattcgaAAAGGACTGATAAAAAAGGATGAattatgatttatttttttttataacatttaagtgaaaaatatattgaattGGTAATGTTTAAAATCATATCTAAGTTTTGtgagatttttatttcaaattaagaacattttttttatttcacgTTCTTTCTAAGaggtaaaaatttaaaatgaatttttttataatgttttatatttttttgtgaattaaaaaattctaagaATTAATTCTGAATATATTCTGGTATTGagttttagaaaaataaacattttaacaAGAAATTAACATTATTGTTTACGCaacataattattaaaaattacaaaattttatattgtaacAACACGTTGAAAGACACACCATCCATATGGATGACGCAAATTTTCTTGTTCGGATCAACTTCGCGCACTTTACTTGATGCAATtttctttgatttttgCCAAAAATCATAAGTAATTAATAGAACAATTAGGTTGTATGTTTAATGCTGCAAGTATAGCAATTGATAGATTTGACGACTTTGCTTTgcaaaaaactataaaagaataaaatcaaaGGATTTAATTTGTTAAGAGTAAAATGTCTATttgattaataaatttttttttaatatttatcttttgggtaaatttaaaaaatggggAAGTGACTGAACgggaaattttaaaatagcCCTGACAGCCAACgtgttaataaaaaagttatttttaatattaaagcACAGAAAAGaagatcaaaaaaaattttaaattttttaataaaaaatatataaagatGGAGATATTTACTGCAGGCTCTTTTCATCGGCCTTCTCTACGATTCGGACTTTCCCcccaaattttatttagtttTATAGATTTTGCGCAATTTGGATCGTTAACATATTTAGCCGAATAAACGTGTACCCATTTCTTCCCCAATTCCTCAAAAGCgattctaaaaataatattccCTTCGCccgtataatttttatgtttagcAAATTTAGATGCCGCAACAAAAGGAACTCTACATCTATAGATTACTTTCTCTCCTTTTACAAGTATTGGGTTATTGTCTGCGTCGACTTCATAAAAATCtctaatttctttttttttacaattaacCCAATCATCCATTGATCGTgctttatcttttaaatccACAGTTCTTCTCAACGGATTATAAGCATCTCTTTCATCATTTAAGATTTTAGTCCAATTTCCCATaccaaatttttttaaccctCTTTTTAAAGCCTCTACTTCTCCCTGGGTCCATTTTACCGCTgttcgtttttttttgtatgcGTATAAATCCACTATATCTTCGTCTGCTAATATTTGGTAATTTTTCTCAAGTTcttcattattttcttctttagtTAGTCTGGCCATTAAAagggttaaaaaaaataagaggTTAAACAAATGCACATGTATGACACATATGATGTGattatcattaaaaatatttaatttttattttgaataaaaatttaacacACAAAAgcaaaagttttaaataaaaaaagaggtATTTTTTCCTCTAGAATAtgtcaaaatttaaataagaaatatacTTTAGTATTATGATTTGCAATGCAATGtgtatacaaatataatatttgagCTGTTTTGTTTATCTCTGTGTCAAATTGTAAATTAGATTAAATCGTTAATTAATAACTGAcgcaaaaaaagaaaaacaaacaaaatctTAAGTATTCatttacataaaatataagaattttatgaaaaaagtgttaatatatttcgttgagttattataattattgtcGCGCGCCCGGCGCGCGACCGCGCCCAGTGCGCGACCGGAAGAATTCGTgaagaaattttacataaacATATTGTATGTTCAATCTAACTTCAGAATTGAGGATTAAAAGTGTATTATTAACAAGgttatatacaaaaagatCTTATTTTTGTAGTAACACTTTACTAACGCCCACTTACATCATgaacataaacaaaatacaagattttttaaattaaaggTAGATTTTTGTCAAATTGGGTTaagctttttttaattttataagcGCATTAAGATTATAACAAAGAGATCTAACGGATAACTCATTAAgctatttatttatatgcatatacataaaaaaattacaaatttaaGGGTACATTGTAttcaattatttcttttcatAATGCTTAATTAGCTCTATTTTTATggtttgatttttatagatcAGCTTAGAAGATTCTtagaatttaattaaacttcaatttataagaatttttataaacaataaaaataaattaaaagaaacatttatatataaactaaagtaattttttattacattaaaaactcTTAACACAAGTTTTGATTATCttggaaaaataaattaaaaaaataaaaataagatgtTGTGCtcaaatataaagttttagaaaaaataccTAAATTTGAGTTCacaaaaattcattttagTTAATTAGGTACCCATAGCTGTGTAAAGATTACATTTTAGACGCCCGTTCAATAAATAGTCTACGAAGGTcatttgaaaattatatttctagTACGTTGGTATTTGCATTTTTACActttattctttaaaataacgcacatcatatatatattataaaataaattatatttaaaaaaacggGCTTAGtgatatctttttaaacAGATAACTTTCTTAATTCAAAAACATACAATTTTCAtgaataaaacattaaatgTAGTTTTCAatgtataaattatataaaaagatcgTAAAcaactaaaatttatagtaaaacaaatagtaaaatttatctcAAGGctcatttatttaattttttaaccaGATTCATTGATATAATTTCCTCCTTACCTTCGTATTTTAACCTTAATCG
The Vairimorpha necatrix chromosome 6, complete sequence DNA segment above includes these coding regions:
- a CDS encoding myb-like DNA-binding domain-containing protein gives rise to the protein MARLTKEENNEELEKNYQILADEDIVDLYAYKKKRTAVKWTQGEVEALKRGLKKFGMGNWTKILNDERDAYNPLRRTVDLKDKARSMDDWVNCKKKEIRDFYEVDADNNPILVKGEKVIYRCRVPFVAASKFAKHKNYTGEGNIIFRIAFEELGKKWVHVYSAKYVNDPNCAKSIKLNKIWGESPNRREGR